A region of the Scatophagus argus isolate fScaArg1 chromosome 19, fScaArg1.pri, whole genome shotgun sequence genome:
ACAAGTTGGACTCAGCTCAGTTTATTCCTTTTAGATTTAGAAGCTTTATGGGTAAAATCTGTTCTCATACTGCTCTGAAAAAGCCTTTCAGGATCACTGAAGCACCAGCAAACAAAATGGTTGTGGAATATTCAGCCTCATGAGTTGAAGAGTTCTTCACAGtggaaataaatgtttaacatACTATGTTTGCCGTCAAAGAAATCTGTTCATATGGATCAACTCTTTAAAGGTGTTTTATCTTAAAGTATCAGCAGATGAAAACCTGGCAGCTGGACCTGCTCCTTATCAGTCTTACCACCGCACTATGTGTTATCTTTAACGTGAATAAAGTGGCGTAATGACTGGCAGTTCAATTCAGCTCAATTCGGTATCTTTTTCAAGCTGATTTATTTGCACTTGATGTTGACGATCTTCTGCTTGCTTCAGCTCCACCTGAGTCGCTCCTACACCAACACTGTTGTTTACAGCCAAACGGGCTTACAACACTAACTGCCGCATGTCCAGTGACACAGATGTTGTTTAACTGAGTCCACGCTTCAGTAATAAAAAGACAGGGCTGACCTGTGTTGGTGTGGAGGCGGCCATTCCTGCGGGGACGCACAGACCCAGAGCGCACCAGCACATGAGAGCGAGCGGAGGGGCAGCCGGTCCCATGTCCCGATCCCTCAACACTGCTGTTACTGCAGCTACAAACTCGGAGTCTCTCGGTCTCTCCCTTCTTTCACTCCTCTCGGTCCTCGTCCTTCCCTCACAGACGTAATCCAGGACTCGGGAACATCAGCAGGAATGAGAAACTTGAATGAGAGCTGGTGAGCACACCCCCTCCTCctgtaaaagaaacacacaccgCGTATCGAAAGAAGAAACCCTAAAAGTCCGGATCACATCCCAGTCGTCCgcctgctgctgtctctcctgtctctgcgCTGTGCACGACGTGTCGGCTTTCCTGCCAAACAACAGGAAAGCTCTTTGTTTGTGCTCCCACCTCCCATTTCCACTCTTTGTGTGAACCCTGCAgtttcacacaaacatcacaggtCTGCGTCCCGTGGAAACCACGCAGCTTCAGACTGCTAATTCAGAAAAACAGGATCGTCCCCAGCTGTGTGATGATGCATGTTACAGCTCATTCACTGGggtgttttttaatgattaGCCTGAATTAGCTTGAGGGGTGGGAGAGTTTACATGCTTTTCGTTTTCACATTCACAATTTCCACACCGTGTGACCTAATAAAGgatcatcttatcttatcttatcttatcttatcttatcttatcttatcttatcttagccTATGGAGTTcctcagttgtcatggagaccTGTCATCTGCTGACATCTGTCACTGTTATAAGTTAATCTATGGTACAAGAGAATTTAGCTTGTGAGTTCATGCTTGACCTTGGAAATAATAGTTTGACAGGCTACATTTTCTAAGGTCAAAGAGCTGAGTGGCTGATGTACagtttgtatgttgttttaaCCGCTTTAATGTTTGTGTCAGGCTTCAATGTTGGCTGCTGCAGCGAGAAACACTGCATGCCTGTGCACATGAGTAAACTGTGGTcataaattcacacacacacacacacacacacacacagtcacacatagacacacatccttttttattaatttggctaaaTGCCAGCTCTGCTCGCCAAGCTTTTTGAGTGTAATCAAATTAATCAGTGGTCAGAGAAATATGGAGTTATGAATCTGTTCTGGGGAAATGATggcataaaaagaaaagagaaagaccttgagtgtgtgtgtgtgtgagtgtgtgagtgtgagcgtgtgtgagtgtatgtgtgagtgtgtgtgtgtgtgtgggtgggtgggtgtgtgtgtgtgtgtgggtgggtgctgCAGGAGGTATGCCAGTTAAAATGCCACAAGAATCCGGCAGAGTTTCCAGGGAAGGAGACTGAGGCAGGGTTCTGGGGTCTGGAGACTGGGAGGAGGAGCTCCGGCAGCGACTGGGACTGTGAGCCTTTAGCAAAGAGGGACacatgtgtttgagtgtgtgtgtgtgtgtgtgtgcaggacgGCTGCACTTGTGCAGCTGTTCCAGTGCATGACGGGGTCCAAAGCTTCAGACTTCTTCCAGACTTGGGTTTGGATTCAAGCAAGTAGTTGGAAGAAAAGGGAGCCCTGATAAAAGTGTTTATCCTTGTTTTGACCTCAGTGATTCTGACTGACTTCCCCATAAAATTACCAAGTTTTaccatctgttttctttgtcttatggGACAGTAAATTTGGTATTTATGGGGGGAAATGCAATGTGAATTTATCACTTTTGTCACGTTTAATAAACCATAtaattaatcataaaaataattgcAGGTTGTAGACTTTTCCCATTCTTTGCTTGCTCGCCTTGGGATATCCCATCAGCCTGAAGACTTGCAGATGACCCAGTCAACCTTCTCAGGCCTGCACTCAGCATCTGCCGCTATCAGACCAGTTCTGTTTGCTTTGAAAAGGGAGCCAAtggttttatttcagtttatatttatCTTCTTCTACAGGCTGCCTTATTAGACTGCCAGAGGTAAGGTTATACAATAACGGTCCTGTTCCTGCTGTAAGTTCAAAGTCGTGCGATGATTTTCATTCAGCTAAGGATTTGTTGTAAAAACTTGATGAGAGGGAACACAAAGCAGCCATTCAGAAAGTGATGGTGCTGGGTGGTGCTGCAGGAAGGTGGCTGGACCCGACAGAAGTGCCTTAGTCCAATGAGGGATGatgaacacaaacatacagtaccTTTAAAACCAACACTGACAGATGATGGTTTTAGGTTTAATCTGTTAAGGCTATTTTGCTCTGATGTGAAATATCTTCTCTGTTTTAAGGTGTCAAATTCTTAATATTTGATGCTAAAGCCACACTGTAAATCACTGTTCAGCTGAAAGGGGCTTAAAATCATGATAGGAGGCCAAATGGTGAGAGTGAATGTTTGTCTGCTTCCATAACAATGTGAGGCTTAAGGccatattaaacaaaaaaatgttttcaccacttttactttaaattaaagcaaaaacgAAAAATTAAATTTGCACAGATGTTAAAACCAATGTGGAGGAGTCTCCATGGTAAATACGTAGCTTCTTTCTGAatgcagttagcttagcataaggactggAAACAGGGGTAAACCAAAGGCCTGGTAAAGGCCCAGTAAAATCACAACAGTTCTAGATGTCACACGTCGGATGTTTGCTTTGCCATCTAAACTGGAATTTAAGACAATAACAGGACGTCGACACCATGGAATTCTTGTTCtcacaggaaaaataaaacatcacagtgaGAGCGGTGGATTGGACCAAATCAGTTtgtcaataaaacatttgactCACATCTCGGCCTGCAGCAACATACATGATGCATGAAACTGTAATGCTCTTCCTTCCTTAAATACACACTGCAGACTGGCTGCCTTGCACCCGAGGGAGACGGCGGAACGAGGTCTGGTGATTCTAAACTGGGCCTATTTGTCTGACTGAACAGCACAAAGTTTCCGCTGAGCACCGGACAaccttccctcctcctttcctaAATGGTATTTTGGATCTGGTAGAAATTACAGTTGGAGGAACTGATGTCATGGAGCCGAAAGGCAGGTCAACAGGAATGCAAACAGGCAAGCAAACAATCTCAGCGTcaaacatggaaataaaaacctCAATCACTCTGAAGCGAAAGCATAACCGCCTTAACTTCAGTTGTTCTTATAAAGTGAATTCAAATCCACTACGGACTGAGGCTGCATCTGTAACCACAACAGACACTCCTGTAGTGActtcctctttccctctgaGGAGAAATTTAGCAGGCTGTATGAATGTGGCTTTcattaaaattgaaaaatataatttgtgggtgtactttaaaagaaaaaagcaagggaaaaaaagctgtaaaacagTACTTTGAGTTACACAGGAATGTTGTTTGTGTccaaaaacttttttaaaaacccCTCTGTTttgtacaaaacagaaaagtacaAGAAACAGgtttgacttatttatttacttcctTCAAATCTGTGATCCCAAAATGCATGAATGCAATGTACATGTATAACATAAAATACAAGCagataaatataaaattcagTAAAATAGTACTCTAGTCATGTAAACTGGATTTTGAGTCTATGACACAAGTGGTACAAATCACTACATGCCCGACTATTTGCCAGAAACTCGTCTCATTTTGCTTATAAATGCACACTAGCCTTACTCAGCACTAGTTCGAGGTCACAGGTGACAGGTGGGAGGGGTGAGGTGTCAAGGAAGGGTTGGCAGGAAGCTGAACCCATACGGAACACCTGTAACAAGTTCAGCGGCGCTCCAGACATACCGACGAGGAGTTTTCCATGACACAGTTTGAGCTTTCCACTctgttcctttttgttttgaatgccAGGGAGGACAACAGTCTGGATTCCACTTTTTGAAAGCCACCATCTAAGTCAGTGAATGCGTGAAAGTTGGAAACACATTCTGTTAAATTCCTGTGAAGTGATGCAATGGTAAAACTCCATGATGTTCCAGGTATTCCGTAAGCAAAAGGAACGTCGCCTGTAATAATTGCACTACGTGGGAAAGGACTCCAGTACTGAGCACTACTTTAGCTCCAACACCCTTAGATTTATAGGAATATATAGcgtaaatataaataaaagcacattagAGAGCAAAATCTTCATAACAAAAAAGGGTCATTTGACATGGTACAATACATGTTGCTAGATTAGTGTTCAAAACCTGCATGTGAAGGCAGCAAAGTCACGCGATTACTGTGCATTCACACCACAAGCAACGTGATCAATAGGGCAGCTAATAAAATTGTTGTATGAGAAATGGAACAGTGATTGGCCAATAGATGGCTTCCACATTACTTTATTCACCTGCCAGTTAGAATGTGTTTTCATATACCTTTGCACTTCTTTTCATGGTAAAAGTGATGACAGAACTATCTTTAGGGAGCAGCTGTAGCTAAGACCAACAGTTGCCTCTTAATTAATTTTACTTAGTGTTTCCTGCTTTATTCAGTTCCACATTATCGTGGCTAGCTGGCCATGGTGACTAAACGCTTTACCATTACGAAAGGAAGCAACAAAGCAGGTGACTGACTACATGATGTGGTAAAACCGGTAGAAGTCAGCTAGCAACACATGCCCCACTTACTCCACTCACTTCAAGTGTCTCAGGTCCACAACATCTACACTCACTCACACCATTTGCCTTGGTTTATCACAGCTGCATCATGCCCATCAAAGTCCCACTCCAGCTAAGAATGTTAATGCAGCTGGGAGCAGTTTGTAAACTCACACAGTTCAGGACTTTAATTACAGCAATAACCGCTTGGCTAACAATTGGATAAATGCATCTCATGCCACAATCAAATTCCAGCAGGGCATTgatcctttctttcctctgtgatATTTCTTATCTGTTGCacatgaactgtgtgtgtgatctgactTGTGTAACCTTTAAACCAAGCTGATTGCAGTGTGAATGCACAGTCGGAGAGTACATGCAGTCTTGTGAGGTTCCTGCTCACGCTGCACTTAGCTTAGCAAGAAATTCAACCCAGTGAGGAGAAGGGAGTTTGTGTAGTGGGGCAAAACCAAGCAGTGAGATAATGTCTTAAGAAGCTGCTGAAGGTAATTACAAGAACATAATGTGGTCATTTGAAAGCCTGGTGTTTGTTAAATCTAGACGTGGATGTCTGTAGTCATGGCAGTGTGGTTCTTCTTTAGAGTGATGATGAGAATGATCCATTCAGAGCGGTGACTGGTCTCAGCTGTGGTTTACCAGTTGTCTAGGAAGTCGAATCCAGTCTTCAGGATACTGCTGCTTGTGTTGAACTGAGGGTGGGAGAGATTGTGTTGCACACTGTTAAAGCCTGGAGACACAGTCCAGCACATTATGACaacatattttgattttttttggacTCTTGTACTTCATATGATATGAAGTACTGATATTGGACTAATTAggttttacttattttaatgtatttatctAATGGAGTTCTTACAGTGGATTTACTGTATCAGTATTGTCTGAATTTCTGCCTTGAATAGTGTCCATTAAGTCAACATAAACAAGAAAATGGACCAAAATTAAGCAACAatgcatgttgtttttccttcatgtgGACCAAGTGAGTCGAACTACAGAGCTGAAAGTGGCTTTTTAAAGCTCAGAACGATTGTTACTGTGGGCCCATACATACTGAGCAAAACAAGTTGATCTCAAAGCATGTCGCATGTATGGCCACATCCTGTCACAGCAGGTGTCCaacctttattttctctgtagtCATACGGAATGCGATTTAACCAAAGCAAACGTTGTACTTAGAAAATGTGCTCATGCCACAACTGATTTCTCACCTGGGCAAAAGTGGGGCTAGTGGATGAACCTTCCTCCCCTTTGTCTTTCTCCACActggtggagctgctggagggcTTGGAGATAATGCTGGAGGAGAACATTTCATCCATGGTGTTGCTGACTGATGGCAGGGTGCTCTGAGATCGCTCCCAGCCTGCAACTGTCGAGGACACACTGACTGGGGGGGCTGGGTTTGACGAGATGGAGATGGACGCTGGTGTTGCACTAACAGCGGTGGGGACGGGGGGGTGGGGAGCAGGAGGTTTGGGTGCTCGCTGCTTCGTGGACTTGGTAGGAGCTGGAGGGTGGGGGTCTGCGGTCTCAGGCTCCTTGGAGGGGACAGAGGTCTCCTGTagaaaaatgatcacatttacTGTTGGCATTTTCACCATAACTGTGAATTAAGATCGGATTTTTACAACATATTTTAAAGGTAACTTAGTACAGTAAATATTACAAGAGGTGTTTCCTTTGGGTTCCTTGTATCAGCCCAGCAACTGCATAGAGTTGAAGCTGTACAATGGAAAATTATAGCAACGACAAATGTGCAGGAAAGCAGAAAAGGAgaacaacaaaatacagaaaaacagttTAGCCATCAATGTTTTCTCATTGCAAGTTGGCTGCATTCACCGCCTGCTTCTCTGACAGGCTTCACAAATCTCAGCTTCTGGCGAGACTCTATTTAGGGATGCACAGCTCCATAAGCCAAGTGACAAGTGTTGGGGTGGGAACTTGCTTTCAAGCTGTTGTTTGTTAGAAACTGCACAGATCAGAAATGTGATGCTTGTGCCAAAATAAACGTACAAAAACATCTGGCAGCCATTTTGAACTGATAACGCGACGAGACGGTGAGAAACGCTGATAGATTTCAGAGCTTACTTGTCGGAGGTAGGAGGGGAGGGATTTCTCTCCTTTCTCGAGGGATTTGATCTGGCTGGGGGTCAGAGATTGGAAGTCAGCTTGCTCTCCCTCCAGCCTGGACCTCTCTGCGCTGATCTTCCAGAAAGATGACTCTTCCTCAGGCCGCCGTCCCTCGCTGACAGACACCTTCACAATCACACAACAATAAGTTTCATTTAATCTCAAGCTTAGTCTCCATCCCAAAGGCTTGAAGGCTGCtttgacacatttcacatttcagaccaAAGCTTAATTACTTAGGCATGACTGACATTCATTCTTATGTTTGGACACAAAGGTTTAACCTCACTTGTCTCCAACCAAGATACACAAACTACAACAACCACAGTGCACTCCGAACATACCTTGGTTCCTGGTGCACTCTTGCCAGTCTGACTTGAATGAGGGACCTTTACAGCCTTTGCGTCTGCCTGCGAGCTGGAGATCCCCTGGTCTGCAGAGCCTGATGTCAAACTGAATTCCAACTGGCTCTGAAAGACGGGAGCAAAGTTTACAGTGATGTCTCACCATGATGTGAGTACGTCAGAGGTAAACATCGGGTCTTAATATCATGTGACTGTGTTTAAAGACAAGATAAAAATAAGCTCATCAGCTAACTTATATCTAAAATTTATAGGTCTTAAAATGATAAGCGAATGGCCAGTTGTAAGCTATCATTTAAGTTAATAGCCAAATAAACACTGATACTAAAATTCAGTGTATTTGCTCATTTTGTGATTATTGCAGCTGAAAGTGGATTTGAAGGTctgtataaataatataaatataaataaaataggccatctgaagatgtcacagtgGGCTCTGGGACACGATGACAGACATTTCTCACTTGTTTTTGGACTCTTTAAAGACAAATCAATAACTGCAATACCATAACATTGTGCCAAATTTCCTTCCAGAGTGACTTGAGTCAATATGAATGGTTTTACCTTTGTTTCCCATGAAAAGGGGGCAGAGTGCTCGTCCTGCCAGGTGATATCCTAAGCGGGAACACACAGTGTAGTTACAATttcaacaaacacactctcCTTCAAAGACAGCTCGTAACGTTGCTATATATAATACAACGCATACATTATTTAAGGTTTCTGCTTTTTACAGCATAACGAGAGAAGCCAACCTCATGTGTTCACGGAGactttgttttcaataaattaTTAAGGCTACTTAGCTCATCTGTTCCTGACGGTTGGATGCTAGCTTACGTATCAGGCAGACGGTGACGTTTACCAACATATTTCAACGGCTACGTGGCTAGTTAGCAACAATAGCAGCTGGAGCTTTTCTGGCCTCCAGAAACACTCACAAAGCCATCCAACATCAATTAAAATGTGGTTTAGGTACCTCTTCCCCGAAGTGAACTATTTTCTGACCCGTCTGAATGAGCAGTTTAGGATAACAGACCACTTCTTCACGGTCGACTCTGTGCATAGCGTATCGGGCTCGGATGTGGGGATCCATCATCCCGTTGTCGATAGCGTTGTCTTGCTCTTCCGGCGTCATTTTCTCCCATGACGAGCCGTGCTTGGCTTTGATTTTCTCCCGCTCCTGCATTATCTTCTTAGCCATGGAGTTGATGGAGGAGAAGTAATCGAACTTCTTCTGCTCCATCCTGTGGGCGTCGAGCCCCGCCATAGTTGCGGCGGCCATCTTTAGCTGCTACcagctgttgttgtcattgtcagGAAGAGGAAACTGTGTGGGCGGTGGGCGGGGCGTCACTCCCGCTCCGTGTGAGTTAATGCCGCCATCTTGTGGTGTCCCTCAGCGGTTCAGTCGGGCGAGATTGTGGCTACTGCACCACAAGATTTTAGCACAGGGAGGTAGTACATGTTTTAATTCGATAGAGCAACATTCATGTTGTGTTAGTTCTGTTTGCGGAAAATATCTGCCTCTGTAGTTATGATTCAATGTTCATCAGAAACATTTATGCTTCTTCTTTGAAAAGAGTTGCCCACTGCGGCCGGAAAAGTTGTGGATAAACAATGTGAAACTCCCTGGCTGAGAAGGCTGGCAAAGTAAGCACAGAGTTGCCTATCAGCTGACATGGAAAAATCTAACATTCATTTGTAGTCAACTGACTCCTTTTAGTGTGTCATTAACTTATGAAAAAATATCTGGCCTTCATCTTTCTTTCGTCATCAGTTTTAGCTtaaaacatcctgctgctgaACACAGGGATGATGGAGGTGGTGAGATTAAACCATAACGTAAATTTCCAACATGTAACATTGGTCCTCTGATGttacatgttttaaaagaaattgtTGTTGATccatgtttttctgcatctAAATTAGAGATTTACAGCAGGCTATATGTAATTATAGTGATACCCAGAAGCAGAAATCACAAATTATGCATGAGTCTAATGATAATAGAAAGAACAGAGatgcagtttaatgttttcaaacccattttaataaataaatgtgcctcatgatttatttttaacaaccAATTACAAACACAAGGTAGACCAACATCCAGTCATAGATACAAAAtaggaaaaaacaaattatttataatttaaatatCTACGGTTAGATAATCCATGCCCCCAAAATTTAGCAATATTGGAGaagcttaaaaataaaaatcacatttatgaGGCAAAGTAGCGTAAACAGCCCTTACACATTGCTTTAGAGCAAAAAAGAGCTTTCAAAATGGCTTTCAGCCAACGCGACAGAGTCCCCGAGGCATCTGCAGCCAAGTCCAGCTGCAGAGTCAGGTCCCTCTGACGTTCAGCCCATGCAGTCACAGACCATGTCAGAATGACTGCAAAAACCAGCAATCACAATTACCAGTGTGACTGTGCTCAATACgacaagacaacaagacagaaagaaacaaccCCCCCACAAAACTCAGCTACTTTTGTCCTGCTCTTTGTAAAAGTTTTTGAActtcattttcaggatttttttaaGCATcgcataaataaataactcttaGTGTGAAACATGTGGGCCATGATATTCTGGAGATTTAGCCCCATTTGTCACATCTGCCAACCTGTGTTCTCGGTTACTAAACTGGATCTAAATGTCATTCTTCAGGCTGTGCTCTGACCGGCATCAGGGAGGCCGaaattctcatttttcattgaaCTGTCACCATTTACATGTGGGTGAATGGCAAAAGCAGTGGACGGCACTGTTTTTGAGCGCCGTTTGCGTGAGCGATAACACAGCAGGTAGAAGATCTCGGCCACGTTGAGAAGAAGAGAGACGCAGGACACCACAAgcatgaagatgatgaagatggtcTTCTCCGTGGGTCGAGACATGTAGCACTCTACAGTGAAGGGACAAGGGGCTCGGGAGCAGACCACCTGCGGGTTCATGACGAACCCATAGAGGTAATACTGACCCACAATGAACGCTACCTCCAGAACGATTCTGGAAATGATGGAGGTCATGTAGGTTCCCAGCAGGTTGCCTTTAATCTCAATGTGGCCTTTCTCGTCAGTGTACTTGGGAACTTTGACGATTTCACTTTTGGAGTGGGACTGCATGTATTGTCtcatcttattttctttgtggATAACATGGAAGACGTGACCGAGGTAGATGAGAGTCGGTGTCGAGACGAAGATGATCTGGAGGACCCAGAAGCGAATGTGTGAGATTGGGAAGGCGTGGTCATAGCAGACGTTCTTGCAACCAGGCTGTTTGGTGTTACAGACCATATTGGACTGTTCATCTCCCCACACCTGTAATGTTCAGAGGAGGAATTAATATCATTGCATAGGTACAGAAAATGGACTGAGTGCTAATGCTGATAATGTAAATCCATTATGTCTGTAAGTGTGACTCTTTAAAGGATAAGCAGTCATAACAGAACATGAAGAATGAACAATTTTAAACAAGATAAATAAGTTATACATGTTTCAGTATAACTTGAAAATCTTAATACAATCAGAAAATCTCATAATTTGTTGTCAAGCAGAATCCTGTTCTCACAGCTGTGTGGAGCTCCACTGTGGCCACTAGGGGGCGTTATTTCACATGAAAGCTTTCAACATGTCAGAGTCAAAAGTCAGGTAAAAAGCTACAAAAACCTAAAGTATGAAGAAACAGCAGGAGACCTTATCTGCTCCAGCCCCGAGGATCATGATCCTGAAGATGAAAAGCACACTGAGCCAGACCTTCCCGATGACGGAGGAGTGGGACTGGACCTTatccagcagagaggacagaaaaccCCACTCGCCCATGGTGTCAGATCTGATGAGGAAAACCAAAAGGAATTAATAATCTAGACATTCATTTGTTAATTGTGAAACCTCCCATTTATCATTACACAAGTGAGTTATAATATTTCAGGCATCTACAAGCTGAAGACTCTGGTCAGAAGTATGTTTCCTCCAGTATTGTACATAAGTGCAGTTTTGTAGCATGTAGTAGGTGCTGTAGTTGACACGATGACTTattattcagaatcagaaatactttattgatccctgggggaaattgggcAGCAAAGATGTTTGAACCTCATCAGCAATGGCAGAAAGTCTGTGTTGGAGACAATCACATGCAGTAAAATCCTAATCTAATGTGTGGAGTGTTCAGAACATAAAGAGCGTTCAGGAGCAGAAAAATCCGTTACATAAGGAACACTTAACTGAAGCTGTCTTACTGCACGTCATTGGATGTATTGATAGGAGAGGAATTTACATTCCACAGATGTGTCTGTGAGCCATAACTGCTTTATGCATAAATATAAATTTTCCACGAGAAGAAAATGTAGTGCGTTTACAGTCAATACTAACTTAATTTAgaaaagcttaaaataaaatctgatgcATGTAGGCATTGCTAAGAGTCCTGAATGTGTAGAAATATACAGATAATACAGATTTTTATCCTTGGATGGATGATGAACAGCACATCGGTCTGAATGGTCAGACGgtctgtactttttttttagctgacaCAAACTAATACTAACGTGTGCACAGTCAGGGTAAGAATGTACTCATCCTACATCCATCTTTTATATTTACCTTTATGAATACCTGGTtgagtttgctttttttcttattccaaagttaaatttaactttGAACGAcaaggtcttttttttctttattttttttccccagtgtttttaaaaatgtaaaaggtgTAATCCTTACCTTTGAATTTGAAGGGCCTCCGCTCAGCGAAACACTCCAGTCACTAACGGTGCAGCTTGAAtaacagagagagcgagagagctgGGCACCAATTCAAACCCGTCTGCAATGCCTTGAACTTTAGATCAAGTGAAATTGTGCAACAGTGTGAGCTGTCACGTTGTCATGACTTCTGGAAATGATAAAATCCCAAGTGGACAATTTTGGGCTGAGCACTGGCCAGACAGTACAAACTTGTAAATGATTGTCAGGGCTATAAATCAAATTCTTCTgattgagtgtgtttttttttcctacagcTGATTTCTGTGATTATTATCACTGTGTGGCTTTTGTACTGATGTTATTT
Encoded here:
- the c19h1orf198 gene encoding uncharacterized protein C1orf198 homolog, translated to MAAATMAGLDAHRMEQKKFDYFSSINSMAKKIMQEREKIKAKHGSSWEKMTPEEQDNAIDNGMMDPHIRARYAMHRVDREEVVCYPKLLIQTGQKIVHFGEEDITWQDEHSAPFSWETKSQLEFSLTSGSADQGISSSQADAKAVKVPHSSQTGKSAPGTKVSVSEGRRPEEESSFWKISAERSRLEGEQADFQSLTPSQIKSLEKGEKSLPSYLRQETSVPSKEPETADPHPPAPTKSTKQRAPKPPAPHPPVPTAVSATPASISISSNPAPPVSVSSTVAGWERSQSTLPSVSNTMDEMFSSSIISKPSSSSTSVEKDKGEEGSSTSPTFAQFNTSSSILKTGFDFLDNW
- the LOC124050355 gene encoding gap junction Cx32.2 protein-like; translation: MGEWGFLSSLLDKVQSHSSVIGKVWLSVLFIFRIMILGAGADKVWGDEQSNMVCNTKQPGCKNVCYDHAFPISHIRFWVLQIIFVSTPTLIYLGHVFHVIHKENKMRQYMQSHSKSEIVKVPKYTDEKGHIEIKGNLLGTYMTSIISRIVLEVAFIVGQYYLYGFVMNPQVVCSRAPCPFTVECYMSRPTEKTIFIIFMLVVSCVSLLLNVAEIFYLLCYRSRKRRSKTVPSTAFAIHPHVNGDSSMKNENFGLPDAGQSTA